Part of the Bryobacteraceae bacterium genome is shown below.
AGGCCGCCATCACCGCGCTTCACCCTTCGATCATCAGCGGACATTGCTATCAGGGCCTGCTCGGCGTCGCCGGCGTCTTCGAATACATCTTCCTGAACGAAATCGAGATGACGGAGGACAGTCTCCTCGCCCTCAGGCAGTACGCGGTCGATTTCGGTGACAGGCGGGTGATGGCGGGCGTGCATTACCCGAGCGACAACATCGCATCGTGGCTGCTGGCGCTCGATATCTGCGACCGCGTCTGCCACCCTGACGTCGGCGCGCGTGTGAAAAGCGAACTGTGGCTCGCGGTTTCGCACCGCAGCGAGATTTATGGGCTGGCCAGTCTCGCCGCCGAAGCCGAACCGTATCATCCGTACCGCCCCGCGCTCAAGGAACTCCGTAGGCGCGGCGGCGAGCCAGAGCCGCACGGACCTAAGGCGCTGGGCACCGCGGCCGGCGCGTAGGCTTCATCTTTCCCAGCGCGTTTTCGACAAACCGCACGTAGCGCCCTGCAAGCGCGGTGACGTCCGCAGTCACCGCCTCGCCGAAACGGAAGTCCGCTTCGCCAAGGATCGTCAGGCGCTCCTTGTCCCGCAACCGCTCGAACTCGCCGGCGGGAAAAATCACCGGCGTTCCGAACGCCAGGCAGGGCAGGGCCACATGGAGACGGCTCGTGTAGACCAATTCCGCGCGCCGCAGGAGTTCCAGCAGTTCCGACGCCCGGGTCCACTGTTTTGGCCACGCGAGATTGCCGATCTCGTTTGTCAGCGCCACCGCGCCCGGCGCTTCGCGCGCATCAATGGAATAGCGCCCTCGCCTCGCGCCCTGGTATCGTTCGAATGTCAGGGTGGCGCAGCCGGCCATCTCCGCGCCAATCCCGTACGGCCCCAGGACGGACTTCGTGTAGGAGTCGCGGGCGCCGATCGGAAACTCACTCCGCCGCATCCATTCCGTGAATGCGCCCTCGTGCCAGGCCAGGTGAATGCCCGCGAACAACGCCGGCGGAAACCGGTCCGGTCCGCGATGCCCCAGCCACCCGTTCGCCACCAGCAGCGGACCATCCACGGGATACCGGCTGTCGCGATACACCCCTCGACACGGCTTGCCGAGCAGCCGGCACAGAGCGATGGTCTGGATAGCGTCGCCCAGGTTGCCCGTGCCGCGATGGATGAACACGCGATACACGAGCCGGCTCCGCGCTAGATCGAGGCCAGAAACGCGTTCAGCTCGCGCAGCAGCATCGGTTTGTTCTCGCGGCGTACGTTGTGCCCGGCGCCGTCGATGTGCACGATCTTTCCCTTCGCCAGCTTCGTCGCCGCTTGCTCGTTCTTGGCGCGAATGTCGGCCGCGGCGTCGGCTTTCAGGATCAGCACCGGTACGGTGATCTTCGCGAATATCTCGGTCATCGGCGGCCGTCCGGAAAACCCGCGCAGCGCCGTGTTCGGATGATGCATCCGCTTGGATGGCGCCCAAACCTCGCACTCCGCCCGGCCCCATTTCGGCGAGCCATTCATGCACCCTTCCACGAGTTGCTCCAGGCTCTGGTTGTTCCGCGCCAGGATGGCCGCCCGCCGCGTTTCCTGCGTGCCAGCGCCGCCCGGAGGAGCCGCGCCCGCGGGTCGCGGCAGCAGCCCCGGATCCTCGAGGATGATCGCCCGCGCCATGTCGGGATACTTCGCGCCGAACCATGCCGCGGCCGACGCTCCCATCGAGTGCCCCATCACGATCGGCTTGTCGAGTTTCAACTCGCGAATCAATCCCGCCAGGTCGTCCACCTGCGCATCCGCGGGGTCGGATGCTGACGGCGGGTCGCTCTGCCCGTGACCGCGGGCATCCGGCATGATCACGTCGTAGCGGCCTTCCAGTTCGCGCGCCAGCGCGGTCCAGCACAGCCCGTCGTCGGAGGATCCGTGCAGCAGCACCATTGGCGGCTTCGCGCCCCCGGTCCTCCAATAGTGGATGCGGATGTTGTTCGCGATCACCCAACCTTCGGTCCAAGATGCCGGTGGAGTCGGGGCTTTCACGGCCGCTGGCGCGAGAGCCGCGGCGAGCCCGGAAGCGACGAGTAGTTTTGCGACGATATAATCCATACGAGGCTCCGGCTATGAAGTATATCTGTTTCGGACTTGCCCTGCTCACCGCTGCCAGCGCCGCCGACAAGAACGGCCCCGTCCGCGGCGAGGGCTTCGACAAGCATGTGCGCCTGGAGGCCACCGCCTATCTCGACAAGGCCTCCGCCACCGACGCGGTAGGAATGGAGATGGAAGACGGGTTTGTGGTGATCGAGGTCAAGATCACGCCCCCCGCGGGCGAAAAGCTCACCATCGATCGCGACGACTTCCTCATCCGCTCCGACAAAGACGGCCAACGCGGCACGCCGTACTCGCCGACGCAGATCGCCGGGTCGAGCATTCTCGTCGTCAAGACCGGCTACAACGGCGGCGCCGTTGCGAGCGAGCGCCGTGGACCCTCCTGGGGCGGGCTGGGTGGCGGAATGCCCCGCCAGATGCCGGTAGGCGGGCCTTCCGTAGTCGGCAACTCCGCGGGTACCGAAAGCGCCACCGCTGTCGCGCCCGAGGAAGACGCCTCCAAGGAAAAGACCAATCCCTTGCTCCCGGTGCTCGAAAAGAAGATCCTGCCGGAAAAGGAAATCGACGGACCAGTCACCGGCCAGCTCTACTTCCTCATGGAAGGCAAGCACAAGCCCAAGCAGATCGAATTGCTCTACAAGACCGCCTCGGGCCGCGTCTCTGTCCGCTTCAAGTAACTTCCCTCAATGCGAATCTCCGAGATCGAAACACCCGCCATCCTCATTGATCTTGATGTGATGGAGCGGAACCTGAAGCGTGTTGCCGACTACGCGCGCCAGCACGACCTCCGGCTCCGCCCTCATACCAAAACGCACAAGATCCCCGCGCTCGGCCGCAAGCAATTGGATCTCGGCGCCGTCGGGCTTACGGTCGCGAAGGTTGGAGAGGCTGAAGTGATGCTCGAAAGCGGCGCGCCCGATCTTCTCGTCGCCTATCCCGTCATCGGCCGCAAGAAGCTCGAGCGCCTGATGGAGGTTGCCCGCAAGACTCGCGTCACCGTGGCGCTCGACAGCCTCGTCGCGGCCCGCCAGCTTTCCGACGCCGCGCGCGCCGCCGCCGTCAATGTGGGCGTGCTTGCGGAAGTAGACGCCGGTCTCAACCGCGTCGGCGTCACACCCGGCCCGCAATTGATCGAACTCGCTCGCGGCATCGCCAACCTGCCGCGCCTGGATCTTCTCGGCTTCGCTTTCTATCCCGGTCACATCAAGCAGATGGACGAAGAGGCGCCGAGCCTCATCGCCGCGCTCAGCCAGTTGGTGGAACGCACCGTGCGTGAGTTTCGCTCCGCCGGCCTGCCGGTCGAAATCGTCAGCGGCGGTTCCACGCCGGCGCTCTATCATTCCCACGAAGTCGCCGGGCTCACCGAAATTCGTCCCGGCACGTATATCTTCAATGACCGCAATACCGTCGAGCTCAACGCCTGCTCCTGGGACGACTGCGCGGCAAGCATACTTTGCACCGTGGTCTCCACCGCCCGCCCCGGCCAGATGATCATTGATGGTGGTTCGAAGACGTTCTCATCGGACCGTCTCGCCACCGGCGAGCCCGGCTTCGGCCTCATCGCCGAGGCCCCCGCCGCCCTGTTCGGAAAGATGAACGAGGAGCACGGCTACGTCGATCTTCGCAAGGCGGAAGGCGCTGAGTTCGCCGTCGGCGACAAAGTCCGCGTGATTCCAAACCACATCTGCGTGGCGATGAATCTGCACGAGCAGGTCTACGGCGTTCGCGGCGGCGTAGTCGAGGAAACCTGGAACGTCGCGGCCCGGGGGAAACTGCAATAGCCGTTATGGTTCAATATAGGAACCGATGGCGCAGCTTCCACCGAAATCCGAAGAATACGATGTCGTAGTCGTAGGTTCCGGCGCCGGGGGCGGCACTGCCGCGCATGTGCTCACTGCAAAGGGCATCCGCGTCGCGCTGCTCGAAGCCGGACCGAATCTAAACGTCGCCAAGGAATACAAAGAGCACAAGTGGCCCTACGACTACAACCACCGTGGCGCGGAAGAGGGCGGCAAGTACTACTTCGGCGAAGGTAAGCCGTTCGGTTTTTTCGCCACCACGAGCGGCGGCTGGCAGCTTGACGGCGAACCCTACACCGTCGCGGCGGGAAGCCAGTTCTCCTGGTTCCGATCCCGCATCGTGGGCGGACGCACCAACCACTACGGCCGCATGTCGTTCCGCTTCGCCGACTACGATTTCGCGCCCTACACGAAAGACGGCCTCGGGTTCGACTGGCCGATCAGCTACGCCGACATCGCGCCCTACTACGACAAGGCTGAAGAGTTCATCGGCGTCGTCGGATCGAGCCACGGCATCCGCAGCGCTCCAGACGGCAAGTTCCATACGCCGCCGGCGCCCAAGGTCCACGAACTGCTCATCAAAAGCGCGTGCGACCGGCTCGGCATCCCCTGCATCCCCAACCGGCGCGCTGTTATCACCAAGGCGCTGAACGGCCGTCCGCCCTGCCACTATTGCGGCCAGTGCGGGCGTGGATGTGTGACCGCTTCGAACTACTCATCGAGTCAGGTGCAGGTCTTCCCCGCGCTCAAGACCGGCCACCTGACGCTGCTCGACAACGCGATGGTGCGCGAAGTGCTCACCGATGGCGCCGGCAAAGCCACCGGTGTCCTCTACGTCGACAAGAACACGCGCGAGCACAAGACGGTTCGCGGCCGCGTGGTGATCCTCGCCGCCAGCGCCTGCGAATCCGCCCGCATCCTCCTGAACTCGAAATCGAAGGTGTTTCCGAACGGCTTGGCCAACGGCTCCGGCCTTGTTGGCCGCTATCTCATGGACACCGTCGGCTTCGGATTGAGCGGCTACGTTCCGGCCATGGAGGGCATGCCGCACTACGATACCGACGGCGCTGGCGGCGCGCACCTCTACATGCCCTGGTGGCTCTGGGACAAGCACGACAAGCTCGACTTCCCGCGCGGCTATCACATCGAAATCGGCGGCGGCTATGGCATGCCCGGCGTCGGCTCCATGCACGGCTCGGCCCGCCGATACGGCTATGGGGCCGACATGAAGAAGAAGATCCGCGACTCCTATGGCTGCGGCGTCGGCTTCGCCGGCCGCGGTGAGATGATTCCCAACATCCACAGCTACTGCGAGATCGATCCCGAAGTCGTCGACCAGTGGGGCATCCCCGTGCTCCGGTTCCATTTCAAGTGGAGCGACTACGAGTGGAAACAGGCGCGCCACATGGAAAAGACCTTCGCCGCGATCATCGAATCGATGGGCGGACGCGTCACCGGCCTCAGCGCCGCGCAGCGCGAAAGCGACGGCATCTCCATTCCCGGCACCATCATCCACGAAGTGGGCGCCGCGCGTATGGGCAAGTCCCCCAAGGACTCCGTCCTCAATGGCTATTGCCAGACACACGACGTGAAGAATCTCTTCGTCATGGACGGCGCCGCCTTCGTCAGCAATCCCGACAAGAACCCCACGCTCACCATCAACGCGCTTGCCTGGCGCGGCTGTGATTATCTCGCAGAAGAAATGAGGAAACGCAATGTCTGACGCGTTCGTCAAGCTCGACGCGAATCCCGCCGCCACCCGCCGCCAGGCCATCCGCGCCATCGCCGCGAGCCTGATGTCGGTTGGCCTGCTCGATCTCGACGCCGCGCAGCAGGTCCACCACGAAGCCGCCGCGAGCAAAGCCAGCGGACCCTATCAGCCCAAGGCCTTCGGCGAGCATGAGTACAAGACGCTCCGTCGCTTGGCCGAATTGATCGTGCCGGCCGACGAGGTCTCCGGTAGCGCCGTCGACGCCGGCGCGCCCGAGTTTATCGATGTGCTGAGCGCCGAGAACACCAAACTGGCGGATATCTTCCACGGCGGCATCGCCTGGCTCGACGCCGAAATGCTCCGCCGCCACGCGAAGACTTTCGTCGATTGCGCCGCCGCCCACCAGACGGCGATGTTGGACCGCCTCGTCGCCGCCGAACGCGAAGAACGGGATCGCCGCGGCGAGGAACTCGTCTACCGCCGCAGCGATGACTATCGGGGCTTCTCCGGCTACACCGTCGAACGCCAGAACCCGCTCGCCGCCGGAGCGAAGTTCTTCGACTGGGTTCGCAAGATGTCGGTTGACGCCTTCTACACGAGCCCTATCGGCGTCAAGGACATCGGCTACGTCGGCAACCGCGCTTGGTCGAAGTACGAGGCGCCCAAGGAGGCGATCGACTACGCTATGCGCCGCAGCCCGTTCCCCTCGGCCTGACCGTTCCACCCTGTGGCCGCGCTACTGCTCACCGGAGCATCGGGTTGGATCGGCAGCGAGTTGCTCCGCCAACTGTTCGTGGCTCGGCCAGGCTGGCGATTCTTCCTCCTGGCCCGCGATCCCGAACGCATCCCCGCTGACCTCCGTTCTCCCCGCATCACCATCCTACAGGGCGACCTCACCCTGCCCGGGCTCGGTCTCCTCGAGCGTCAGAAGGCCGTCCTCCGCCAATCGGTCACCGAAGTCGTCCACGCCGCCGCCAATACCGCGCTCGACCTCCCCCTCGATCAACTCCGCGCCATCAATCTCGTCGGCACCGAAAACCTCCTTCATCTCGCCGGCGAACTGCCGCGCCTCGTCAAGTTCCTTCACGTGAGCACGGCCTACGTCTGCGGACGCACGCAGGGCGTCGTGCCGGAGGCGGTCGTCGAGCACCGCTCGCGCTTCTGCAACGCCTGCGAGCACTCCCGCTACGAGACCGAGATGCTCATCTCGTCTCACGCCTGGAATGTTCCGGTGGCCATCGCGCGGCTCAGCACTGTCTTCGGCGACTCCCGCACCGGCCGCGTCCAGACCTACAACTACGCGCATCAACTCCTCCGCCTCTTCCCGAAGATGCAGGTGCCGCAGATGCCGTTCGATCCAGACGCCACCGTCGACCTGGTCGCCAGCGACTGGGCCGCCCGCGCGCTCGCCGCGCTCCTGATTCATCATTTCCAGGCCGGCGCCGTCTATCACGTTTGCGCGGGCGCCGCCTACAGCCTCACCGTGATCGAGCTTGCCGCCGCCACGCACCGCCTCTTTGCTCTCCATCCACGCGCGCAGGCTTGGGTGCCGTTGCGCTCGCCGCGCCGGGTCGCACTCCCCGAGTGGGATGAGTTCATCGTCCGGATGCAGCGGGAAGGCTCCCACCAGATGAATCAACTTCTGCGCGCGCTCGATCGCTTCCTGCCGCACCTGGCCATCCGCCAGGAATTCGAAAATCGCCGCACGCTTGCGCTCCTTGCATCGAGCGGTGTGGAACCTCCGCCGCCACCCCGTGCGTTGTACGCTGGCGTTGTGCGCTGGTGCCTCGATAGCGACTGGGGACGAGGGAAGTGATCCCGCGCCTCGCCGCGTTCGCCTACTGGGTGTTCACCTACCTGCTGTTCGTCGCCGTGGTGATCTACTTCGGCGGGTTCATCGCTAACCGCTACGTGCCCTCCACGATTGACTCCGGGCTTCAACTCCCGGAAAGCGAAGCGCTTCTCCGCGACCTCGAACTCCTGGGCGCTTTCGGCATTCAGCACAGCCTCATGGCCCGCCCGTTCTTCAAACGATGGATCCCCTGGCCCGTGGAGCGCACCACCTATATGTTGGCTTCGTGCATCGCGCTGATCGCGATCTTCGTGCTGTGGGAACCGATCCCGGATCTCGTCTGGAACCTCGCCGGCGGGTTTTGGCTCCGCATCGTGGCCGCAGCCGGCCTGGTGCTGGTCGTGTGGGCGTCGCTAACCACCGGTCATTGGGACACGTTCGGCTTTCGCCACGCGAGAGCTTACCTCCGGCGACGCGAATACGCGCCGCTCCCTTTTCGCGTGCGCGGACCCTACCGCTGGTCGCGCCACCCGATGATGCTCGGCGTCATCCTGATCCTCTGGGCCACGCCGCAGATGTCCAAGGGCCACTTGCTGTTTTCAGCGGTGCTGACGCTATACGTGATTGCTGGAAGCTGGCTCGAAGAGCGCGATCTGCTTCGCCGCTTCCCCGTCGAATACGAACACTATCGGACCAGGGTTCGTATGTTCGTTTGATCGCCTCAATAGGGAACCTTGCTCGCCGATTCGCGCCAAGCGCGGAACGGCTTCACCCCCTCGCGAGCCAACATCCGCCGCGCCGGGATGCGGCGCGCCTCCGCCGGCGCCGCCAGTTCGCGATAAAGGAACGCATCGTCGAACCCGGCCGCCGCGGCATCCGCCTCGGACGCGGCGAAGCACACCGAGTCCAGGTGCGCCCAGTAGATCGCGCCAAGACACATCGGGCATGGTTCACAACTTGCGTAGATTTCACACCCAGCCAGCACGTGCGAGCCGATCTCCGCTGCTGCTTTGCGGATCGCCACCACCTCGGCGTGCGCGGTCGGGTCCGGCGTGGATGTCACGAGGTTCACACCCTCGGCGATCACCTTGCCTCCGCGCACGATCACCGCGCCGAACGGACCCCCTCGCCGCGCGCGGACATTCTCCATCGCGAGTTCGATTGCGCGGCGGAGGTGTTCGCTTCCGCCGCGTCCTCGCTTTGTCACGAACTACTTCGCGGAATTGAACCGCGCGGCGACCTTGGACCAGTCGACCACGTTCCACCACGCCGCCAGGTACTCCGCGCGGCGGTTCTGATATTTCAGATAGTAGGCGTGCTCCCAAACATCGACGCCCAGCACCGGGAACTTGCCCTCCATCACTGGAGTGTCCTGGTTCGGCGTCGACGCGATCGAGAGCGACGAGCCATCGGCCACGAGCCACGCCCAGCCAGACCCGAAGCGGCCCATGCCGGCCGCTGCGAACTTCTCCTTGAAGGTGTCGAAGCTGCCGAAGGCGCTGTTGATCGCGTCGCCTAGGGCGCCGGAGGGCGCTCCGCCCGCGTTCGGGCCCATGATGCTCCAGAACATCGCGTGGTTGGCGTGGCCGCCGCCGTTGTTGCGAACCGCGGTCCGGATCGCTTCCGGCACAGCCGCGCAACCGTTGGCCAGCAGTTCGTCGAGCGATTTTCCGGCCAGATCCGGCGCCGATTCGAGGGCTTTGTTCAGATTGGCTACGTACGCGGCGTGGTGCTTGCCATGGTGGATCTCCATGGTCATCTTATCGATCGATGGTTCCAGCGCATCGTGCGCGTAGGGAAGAGCGGGAAGTTCGAATGGCATGTTGTCAATTTCTCCTTATCGGGTGTAAGACTACGCAAAGCCGCCGGCTGTTTCAAACGCGCCGGCCAGGCGGAACATGGACGACTCCTGAAAGTGGTTCGTCAGGATCTGCATCCCCACGGGAAGGCCGGCCGCCGTGCGCCCACACGGTACGCTCATGCACGGGACGCCGGCCAGGTCCCCCGTGATCGTGTAGATATCGGAAAGGTACATCTGCATCGGGTCGTTCAGCTTCTCGCCCAACTTGAAAGCCGGGAACGGAGACACCGGAGTCACGATCGCATCCACCTTTTCGAACGCGAGCGCGTAGTCGCGCGCGATCAATGTCCGCACACGCTGCGCCTTCAGATAGTAGGCGTCGTAATAGCCGTGGCTCAGCACATAAGTGCCCAGCATGATCCGGCGCTTGCATTCGGCGCCGAACCCCTCGCCGCGCGTCGCCTGGTACATCTCGGTCAGCGACCCGGCTTTGGCCGAGCGTGTCGTGTATCGGACCCCGTCGTAGCGCGCCAGGTTCGAACTCGCCTCCGCCGTGCAGATGATGTAGTAGGTGGAAATCGCGTACTCGGTGTGCGGCAGGCTCACCGCAATGGTTTCGCAGCCCAGTTTCCGTAAGATCGAAAGACCGTGCTCGATCCGGTCGCCCGTCTCGCTCGAAAGGCCGGCGAAGTACTCCTTCGGTAGCCCGATCTTCATCCCCGCCACTTTCCCGTTCATCGCCGCCGCGTAGTCCGGAACCGGCGCGTGGGCCGAAGTTGCGTCCATCTCGTCGTGTCCGGAGATCGCCGTGAGGAGCCGCGCCGAGTCTTCCACGGTACGGCTGAACGGCCCGATGTGATCGAGCGAACTGGCGAACGCCACCAGCCCGTACCGCGACACGCGTCCGTAGGTGGGCGTCACGCCGACAACGCCGCAAAACGACGCTGGCTGCCGGATCGACCCGCCGGTGTCGGAGCCCAAGGAAACCACCGCCGTGCCCTGCGCCACGACAGCCGCCGATCCTCCGCTCGAGCCGCCCGGCACGCGTTCCAGATCCACGGGATTCCGCACCGGACCGAACGCCGAGTTTTCGTTCG
Proteins encoded:
- a CDS encoding polysaccharide pyruvyl transferase family protein codes for the protein MYRVFIHRGTGNLGDAIQTIALCRLLGKPCRGVYRDSRYPVDGPLLVANGWLGHRGPDRFPPALFAGIHLAWHEGAFTEWMRRSEFPIGARDSYTKSVLGPYGIGAEMAGCATLTFERYQGARRGRYSIDAREAPGAVALTNEIGNLAWPKQWTRASELLELLRRAELVYTSRLHVALPCLAFGTPVIFPAGEFERLRDKERLTILGEADFRFGEAVTADVTALAGRYVRFVENALGKMKPTRRPRCPAP
- a CDS encoding alpha/beta hydrolase — protein: MDYIVAKLLVASGLAAALAPAAVKAPTPPASWTEGWVIANNIRIHYWRTGGAKPPMVLLHGSSDDGLCWTALARELEGRYDVIMPDARGHGQSDPPSASDPADAQVDDLAGLIRELKLDKPIVMGHSMGASAAAWFGAKYPDMARAIILEDPGLLPRPAGAAPPGGAGTQETRRAAILARNNQSLEQLVEGCMNGSPKWGRAECEVWAPSKRMHHPNTALRGFSGRPPMTEIFAKITVPVLILKADAAADIRAKNEQAATKLAKGKIVHIDGAGHNVRRENKPMLLRELNAFLASI
- a CDS encoding alanine racemase; translation: MRISEIETPAILIDLDVMERNLKRVADYARQHDLRLRPHTKTHKIPALGRKQLDLGAVGLTVAKVGEAEVMLESGAPDLLVAYPVIGRKKLERLMEVARKTRVTVALDSLVAARQLSDAARAAAVNVGVLAEVDAGLNRVGVTPGPQLIELARGIANLPRLDLLGFAFYPGHIKQMDEEAPSLIAALSQLVERTVREFRSAGLPVEIVSGGSTPALYHSHEVAGLTEIRPGTYIFNDRNTVELNACSWDDCAASILCTVVSTARPGQMIIDGGSKTFSSDRLATGEPGFGLIAEAPAALFGKMNEEHGYVDLRKAEGAEFAVGDKVRVIPNHICVAMNLHEQVYGVRGGVVEETWNVAARGKLQ
- a CDS encoding GMC family oxidoreductase produces the protein MAQLPPKSEEYDVVVVGSGAGGGTAAHVLTAKGIRVALLEAGPNLNVAKEYKEHKWPYDYNHRGAEEGGKYYFGEGKPFGFFATTSGGWQLDGEPYTVAAGSQFSWFRSRIVGGRTNHYGRMSFRFADYDFAPYTKDGLGFDWPISYADIAPYYDKAEEFIGVVGSSHGIRSAPDGKFHTPPAPKVHELLIKSACDRLGIPCIPNRRAVITKALNGRPPCHYCGQCGRGCVTASNYSSSQVQVFPALKTGHLTLLDNAMVREVLTDGAGKATGVLYVDKNTREHKTVRGRVVILAASACESARILLNSKSKVFPNGLANGSGLVGRYLMDTVGFGLSGYVPAMEGMPHYDTDGAGGAHLYMPWWLWDKHDKLDFPRGYHIEIGGGYGMPGVGSMHGSARRYGYGADMKKKIRDSYGCGVGFAGRGEMIPNIHSYCEIDPEVVDQWGIPVLRFHFKWSDYEWKQARHMEKTFAAIIESMGGRVTGLSAAQRESDGISIPGTIIHEVGAARMGKSPKDSVLNGYCQTHDVKNLFVMDGAAFVSNPDKNPTLTINALAWRGCDYLAEEMRKRNV
- a CDS encoding gluconate 2-dehydrogenase subunit 3 family protein, with product MSDAFVKLDANPAATRRQAIRAIAASLMSVGLLDLDAAQQVHHEAAASKASGPYQPKAFGEHEYKTLRRLAELIVPADEVSGSAVDAGAPEFIDVLSAENTKLADIFHGGIAWLDAEMLRRHAKTFVDCAAAHQTAMLDRLVAAEREERDRRGEELVYRRSDDYRGFSGYTVERQNPLAAGAKFFDWVRKMSVDAFYTSPIGVKDIGYVGNRAWSKYEAPKEAIDYAMRRSPFPSA
- a CDS encoding SDR family oxidoreductase, giving the protein MAALLLTGASGWIGSELLRQLFVARPGWRFFLLARDPERIPADLRSPRITILQGDLTLPGLGLLERQKAVLRQSVTEVVHAAANTALDLPLDQLRAINLVGTENLLHLAGELPRLVKFLHVSTAYVCGRTQGVVPEAVVEHRSRFCNACEHSRYETEMLISSHAWNVPVAIARLSTVFGDSRTGRVQTYNYAHQLLRLFPKMQVPQMPFDPDATVDLVASDWAARALAALLIHHFQAGAVYHVCAGAAYSLTVIELAAATHRLFALHPRAQAWVPLRSPRRVALPEWDEFIVRMQREGSHQMNQLLRALDRFLPHLAIRQEFENRRTLALLASSGVEPPPPPRALYAGVVRWCLDSDWGRGK
- a CDS encoding nucleoside deaminase; this encodes MTKRGRGGSEHLRRAIELAMENVRARRGGPFGAVIVRGGKVIAEGVNLVTSTPDPTAHAEVVAIRKAAAEIGSHVLAGCEIYASCEPCPMCLGAIYWAHLDSVCFAASEADAAAAGFDDAFLYRELAAPAEARRIPARRMLAREGVKPFRAWRESASKVPY
- a CDS encoding superoxide dismutase, with the protein product MPFELPALPYAHDALEPSIDKMTMEIHHGKHHAAYVANLNKALESAPDLAGKSLDELLANGCAAVPEAIRTAVRNNGGGHANHAMFWSIMGPNAGGAPSGALGDAINSAFGSFDTFKEKFAAAGMGRFGSGWAWLVADGSSLSIASTPNQDTPVMEGKFPVLGVDVWEHAYYLKYQNRRAEYLAAWWNVVDWSKVAARFNSAK
- the gatA gene encoding Asp-tRNA(Asn)/Glu-tRNA(Gln) amidotransferase subunit GatA, producing the protein MSIATLDAGAIREGLAAKKFSAREVAAEALSHARAENPKTNAYLHFCEERAMAAAAAVDAKIAAGEDPGPLAGAPTAVKDVILVKGERNTCGSRLLENYIAPYDATAVRRLEAAGAVIIGKANCDEFAMGSSNENSAFGPVRNPVDLERVPGGSSGGSAAVVAQGTAVVSLGSDTGGSIRQPASFCGVVGVTPTYGRVSRYGLVAFASSLDHIGPFSRTVEDSARLLTAISGHDEMDATSAHAPVPDYAAAMNGKVAGMKIGLPKEYFAGLSSETGDRIEHGLSILRKLGCETIAVSLPHTEYAISTYYIICTAEASSNLARYDGVRYTTRSAKAGSLTEMYQATRGEGFGAECKRRIMLGTYVLSHGYYDAYYLKAQRVRTLIARDYALAFEKVDAIVTPVSPFPAFKLGEKLNDPMQMYLSDIYTITGDLAGVPCMSVPCGRTAAGLPVGMQILTNHFQESSMFRLAGAFETAGGFA